The nucleotide window CCACTCCTCGCTGGAGAACTATGTGTATCACGTCGGCGTGGGTATAATCTACAGCCTCGTCCCAGAACAACCCTTACTTTGTGCCTCAAGGACTTGAAGTTCAATGATAGGTGAAGGGCTCAAGCGCAGTACACGAGCTCATCATCGGCGACCAGAGTCAAGAAGTTCGAGGCTTAGCTGGCGTAGCAAAATCGGAGTGATCAGAGGAAGAATGCCCATTCGGTTTATACTACGGGAACTCATAGAATGACAACTACAGGAACTATGCCACACTGTACCTATTGCGGAAGCGCCATTGAATCGAGTCATCGATACTGTGGTTCGTGTGGGTCGGACCTCTCAGAGACAACCACCGCCGGAAAGGAGGTTCACGCTGCGATTGATCGCGATGGGTTCCTGAGCCATCACACAGTCTCCTACATAGCTGATGTCGTCAGCGGCAGCAGAGACATTGATACAGAATCGCCCGCCCACACGCAACTCCAGTCCGAGGTCCGCGATGCGCTGGCTGATTTCGCTCTGTTGACGAAAGTCGAAGACCTTCATTTGATTCGCTTGTGGGCATCAGCGATCGATATCGACTCACTCGAAATCTACAAAGGTGAGATGGGTAATAACCAGCGACAGGACATTCTCGCAGCTCAGGGAATCCGGGCACTGCTCAGATTCTATGACAAATCTCTTGGGACAGAGTTCTGCGCCGAATATGATGATCGAATTTCGAATCTTGACGGATAAACCAGACTCTCCTCCGTCGCGATTCCCGTCCAAATAATCTGACTACCACCCGAGTGACCGAGGAAAAGGATCATCAGTTGGCCACGTAACGTGTCTGCATGCCCCAGGATTGGCTTCGCAGTATTGCTCCGATATTTGGTGGAGGGACGCAGTATGTCGAAACGTTAGATTCGATTCTCGAGTTCGTCGAAGCGCATCAGCCGACGACGAATGAACTGGTGATGTGGCATCGTGAAGCGTTTTCGAATGTCTCGAGTCGAGAATCGATCATGCGGCGGCTGCGCTACTTAGAGCAGGTCGGGTTTCTTCGTCGAGAAAACGACCACTGGGACCTTGAGGAGGCTGGACGAGACTACGCCTAGAAAGGCGATATGACGAGGCTGCTCCGGATCATGTGTAATCGAAACGTCGGACTCCGAAGTCTTCTGTATGCGCTGGTGTCTGGCCCGATGACGATCACCGAAGTGAGTGAGCAGCAACTCGATACACATCCCGAATTGGGATGGAGTCCTGGGGAGACAGACATGGCGAACCAGCGGGTGAACTGGCTCCAGAGTATGGGCTTCGTTGAGAAGAACGGGAACAGCTGTGAACTGACGGCCGACGGGCGGAGATTCGTCGAGAGTGCGGTCGAGGAGTGGGCTGACTCAGACTGGACACCGTCGACGAGTGATCCCGAGTTGCGTGCAGGGACGTACGACACGACTGTCCACGCTCGTTCGATTGATCCAGAGTTCCGCGCAACGGTGCTGTCCCGTCATGACCGTAGATGCCCAGTGTCTGGGGTGGACCATCATGGCCTGCTGGACGTTGCACATGTCACCGTGGAGCGACTATCCGAAACACCGGGTCGACCTCTCAAACGTACTGGCACTCAGCAAGACCCACCACGCGGCCTTCGACCGGGGGCTGTTCACCATTGATCGAGACTACCGGCTGCGGGTGAACCCCGAATTCGAGACGAGGAGTGAGCTGTTGCAACGGACGATCACCGACCGGGACGGAGAGCGTATCTCGATCCCGGATGAGAGTCTGGAACCACAGTACGTCTCGCAGCACAATGCGTCGCTCGAATGGGTGTGAGTAGATCGCAGAGCGGTGGACGGTAAGCGGGTTCTGGAACGATCGGGCCGCGGGATTTACATCTTTACCTCCGTATGTTTACCAGGTGACATCCTCCCCGCCGTAAACGGCGGGGCTTCCCCTACGAGGGGAATCCGGGGTGGCAGGTTTCAGTCCGAGTACGCCGAAAGCGTCATCTGTCCGGGTTTCGGACTCGTCTCTCGGTGAACTGTGGCGCTGTCACGGGCGCTCCCATCCTGTGGCGAGTCATCGCGTTCCGGTTCCCAAGGAACACTCTCTCCCCACGGGTTAGCGCGACGGGCGATGTTCGCCGCCGCGTTAATATCCGCTTGGAACTCCGATACGTGGCAGTCGTCGTGCGGACACACAAACTCCGCTTGTTCATCCCGCCGACCGAGACGACCGCAGGCGTGGCAGGTCTGCGAGGTGTACGCCGCGTTGACGTACTCGACACGAATACCTGCCTCGGTCGCTTTGTCTTCGATTCGGCCCTGTAGCCGGGCGAATGCCCATGCGTGAAGGCGGCGGTTCATGAACTTACCGTAGTCCAACTGCTCGCGGATGTACGACAGGTCTTCCAACACGATGACGGGGTTCTCGAAGGATTCGGCGTATTCGACGGCCCGCCGAGACGCCTTCTCGACGATATCCGTCAGTGCGCTCTGGTAGTGGACGAATCGTTCGTCCACGCGCCACTCGGCGGCGTCCCTCGACTGTAGCCGCCGAAGCGTGGTGGACATCTCTTTGCGGAGGTGTCGCGCTCGACTGCCACTGACGAGCATCGGCTTCCGTGGAACGTCGCGTTTGAGGGCACAGCCCGTAATCAACGCGCTCTCGCCGACGTCGAAGCCGATGTACGTCGGATCGTCCGACTCGGTCGGTTCGTCGACCGAGTATTCGACGGTCACGTGTAACTCCCACGATGTACGGTGTCGCTGTAGCCGCAACTCGCCCGCCGTCGCGTCCCCATCGAGTAGGTCGAACCAGAGCGATTCTTGCTCCGAGTTGATACAGAGCGGAATCCAGAAGTTCGTCCCGCGTCCGGGCATCGGAACCTGCCAGACGAAGCCGTGGTCGCGCTCCTCCGAGTAGTCGAATTTCGCGGCACGGTTGACGAGTCGAGCCGGATGCTCGTCGTCTAACTCCTCGGCGTTGTACGTCGAGCGGAGTTTCGGGACGTAGGACTTGAGCGCGTCTTTGGCCTGATACGGCAGGTCGTAGGGCGTCACGACATCGTTGACGGCAGACATTGTGTCTGCCCTGTTGCCGAAAGCGTCGTGGAGTGCTTCACGGTAGGTGTCCAAGAGCCGCTGAAGGCGTTGCTCTTTGCCCGTGGTGGGCGTGGCGAGCGTGGCCTGTAGCGTCTTCGTCACCGTCTCGGACACACCCGTAGACATAACGTAGTCAAAGTTAAGTGTGGCGAATATTTAGAACGACTAATGCCACACATCAACTTCGAGGTAGACGAAGCACAGTACGAGTCTCTGAAAGAGACGAAGAAGCGCCACGGTCTAACGTGGAAGGGAATGCTACTCCACGCTCAACGGGAGTTGGATTCCGGCAATGGCGATTGACCGGGGGACTGCGTAGTAGAGCTTCCGCGATTCCCTCCCGGCCTAAAGGCCGGGATTCCCTCGCTGTTTGAAGATGGCGATGCGCCGGTGCCAAAAATTTTGGACTGGCAGCCACGAGCCCGACCGTTTTCCCGGTATTCGAAGCTGATTCGTGATGGCGATTTTTGAATAGCGGGTCTTCTCGTCACTCCGAGCGTGGTTTGGTCAGGGTATCGCACCTCCTCAGAACTCCCCGAGACTGCGGTTTTTGGTCGGAGCTACCGCTTTCCCGACCTGGATGAGTTCGAAGTCCGAAAGCTCTCCATCAACGCGTTCTCCAAGCAATTCCCGGACCTCATCGTCCAGTGATGAGACCTCGATCACCGTTATCGGTCGCTGGGTCAGTGCGTAACTGCTGGCCAATCCTGTAGGGCGAACAACGAGGACGGACTCAGCTGGCGTACGCTCTAGTGCGAGTTCCGCGTCGCGGTGGGTGTGAAGGATGGCATTGATCTCTTCGACTGGGAACAGGACGGACGCATCTCCGTGGTCTACGTACCCACCTCCATCAGTGAAATGCCCTACGCTCATCAATACGATATTAATAATTACTATTACTTATTCCTTGCGGCGGCCAAACGATTATACTCGGAGCGACCGCTATTCGAGGCGATGGTTCAGGATCGGTACGTCTGTACAGCAGACGACCTCGCGACTCAAACAATCGCCACAAAAGACCCTGAAGCGACCGTTTCCGAGGCAAGTGAGTGGCTCGAAGCTGAAGGATTCGACGTTGCACCAGTGAGTAGCGGGGAGGACATTCGGGGATATGTCGTCCTGGAGGAGCTACAGGATGCGCCGTCCACCGACCACATTGTGGATCATACAAAGCCGATAACGATCGGTGAGATTGTCTCTGCTGACGCTACGTTCGAAGAAGTACTATTAGCGCTCTACGAGGACCCCTTCTATTTCCTCGGTGGTCAAAATCGGTTGACAGGAATTCTGACACGAGCGGATCTGAACACGTCTCCTGCGAGGATGCACCTGTTCGATCGAATCACGCTACTCGAGGATCAGTTCCGTAAACTCGTCCTCGACGTAGCGCCCGACTGGAAAGAGCAGGTCGCACTCAATACGAACGTGGTTGAAGACATCGAAGAGCGGCACGCTGAGGCTCGCCGGTCGAATATCGAACTCGACGAAATCCACTACGCCCAGTTTTCGACACTTGCAACGATCGTCAGCGACATCGAAGCGTGTTGGAAAGCCTCTGGATTTTCGAGCGATCATCGGGCGTCAAGCCAGCTTGATGACCTGACCGATCTGCGAAATGCGGTTGCACATTCCCATCAGGTCGTCCAGAACACTGAAGGTGGATTCGGAGAGGGACGAACGATTGGAAATGTTGAACAAATATATACGACTGTTGAAGGTTGTCTTGAAAGTCTCTCGTCATGAGTTTCAGGGAATGATCTTCAGAACCGTCGAAACCGAGTGATAATGCGTCGCTCGAATGGGTGTGGGTTGACCGCATAGAATGGACAATGTGCGAGTAGTGGTGAGCTTTAGGCCCCGGATCCGAAGACGAGCCCAGCGTGATTGCAGGAACACTATTGTTACTGCCATATGTCGAGTCTACAATGGCACGCATCTGGGTTACCAACGGGACGCCGACGATGCCTGGCCTTTTGAATCCACTCGCTGCTGCGTGTGACAGCGGGTATGTCCCGGATGAAGCACGAATTCTGTCGAATCCTGGTGTTGCCGATTCGGTCGCGGACGCGAGCGAGATGTTTGAGACAATCATCGGGGCTCACGGCGGGGATGCGACTGTTTCGAAACACAGTCTCGAAACGGAGACGGATTTCCGAGAAATCATCGAGTTCTATCAGTCAGCGATTGAGGCGGCCCGTGAGAACGGAGATACGATCGCAGTCGACGTAACCCCCGGTCGGAAGTTCATGTCAGCTATTTCGTTCCAGGCTGGCTTCCGATTCGATGCCGACCATGTCTTCTACTTCTATCGAAAAAGTGGAGCGTACTATGGCGACCTCTATGCGGAGATTCCACGAACTGCGACCGAACTCATCGATTTCACGGAGGTGATGTAATGCACGTCGAGCGCCGCCGATTGATGGTTCTCTTGAATGCACTGTACGATCACGGCGTGACCTCGATCCCCGTCGAACACCCGTGCGATGACATTGGAGAACTGCTGGTGGTCGAGTTAGAGGACAATGGACAGGCGACCGTTCGATTCACCCAGGGGTCGATGACCTATCAGGACAGTCGTGAGACGATCCCAGCGAAACACGGTGAGCCAGCCTACCTGGACCTACCGGACGCACAGACGTATACTCGAATGATGGTCGCCAGCGGGTACGTCGAGCCGAAGAA belongs to Halococcoides cellulosivorans and includes:
- a CDS encoding RNA-guided endonuclease TnpB family protein, whose protein sequence is MSETVTKTLQATLATPTTGKEQRLQRLLDTYREALHDAFGNRADTMSAVNDVVTPYDLPYQAKDALKSYVPKLRSTYNAEELDDEHPARLVNRAAKFDYSEERDHGFVWQVPMPGRGTNFWIPLCINSEQESLWFDLLDGDATAGELRLQRHRTSWELHVTVEYSVDEPTESDDPTYIGFDVGESALITGCALKRDVPRKPMLVSGSRARHLRKEMSTTLRRLQSRDAAEWRVDERFVHYQSALTDIVEKASRRAVEYAESFENPVIVLEDLSYIREQLDYGKFMNRRLHAWAFARLQGRIEDKATEAGIRVEYVNAAYTSQTCHACGRLGRRDEQAEFVCPHDDCHVSEFQADINAAANIARRANPWGESVPWEPERDDSPQDGSARDSATVHRETSPKPGQMTLSAYSD
- a CDS encoding zf-HC2 domain-containing protein, with the translated sequence MIEVSSLDDEVRELLGERVDGELSDFELIQVGKAVAPTKNRSLGEF
- a CDS encoding HNH endonuclease, encoding MACWTLHMSPWSDYPKHRVDLSNVLALSKTHHAAFDRGLFTIDRDYRLRVNPEFETRSELLQRTITDRDGERISIPDESLEPQYVSQHNASLEWV
- a CDS encoding PDDEXK family nuclease, which encodes MARIWVTNGTPTMPGLLNPLAAACDSGYVPDEARILSNPGVADSVADASEMFETIIGAHGGDATVSKHSLETETDFREIIEFYQSAIEAARENGDTIAVDVTPGRKFMSAISFQAGFRFDADHVFYFYRKSGAYYGDLYAEIPRTATELIDFTEVM
- a CDS encoding CBS domain-containing protein, with amino-acid sequence MKDGIDLFDWEQDGRISVVYVPTSISEMPYAHQYDINNYYYLFLAAAKRLYSERPLFEAMVQDRYVCTADDLATQTIATKDPEATVSEASEWLEAEGFDVAPVSSGEDIRGYVVLEELQDAPSTDHIVDHTKPITIGEIVSADATFEEVLLALYEDPFYFLGGQNRLTGILTRADLNTSPARMHLFDRITLLEDQFRKLVLDVAPDWKEQVALNTNVVEDIEERHAEARRSNIELDEIHYAQFSTLATIVSDIEACWKASGFSSDHRASSQLDDLTDLRNAVAHSHQVVQNTEGGFGEGRTIGNVEQIYTTVEGCLESLSS